TCCACAATGGATCCGGAACCATACTTCCTGACGTTTTCTTTGGGCTCCTTGATCAGAGCTTTTTTAATCCCAGCTGTACCCATACTTAAAATCCAAATTTATAAAACTCCTGCGTATCATGCTGTGACATATTGATAACAGGATTTACATGTGACTGAAGCTCTTCATCTGCCTTTTTTATATTGCTTTTGGAAGGTTCTCCAATTTGTCCGGTTTTAATAATGCTGATGCAGTCTTTACCACCGATAGGGCATGTTGCTTTGCTGTCTTCCAGTAAAACATAGCCATCAGGTGGAGAGTATTTTTCTTTTTCATAATAACCACTCCATTCAGTAACAACAGCTACACAAGGTGTATTGAGTTTTTTTTTGCATGAACCAAAGCTGTTTTTTTCAAAAGTAGATCCTATATCTTTATGTGTTGCAGCCAGTTTAGAGCTGCCATTAAGGTCATTGATGAAGAATTTTTGCTGCGTAAGTACCTTTAATGTATCGGGAGTAGTACCAAACTGACATTGGCACAAGGCTCCCTGTACTACTTTCTCTTTTAAAGACATATTAATGTAATTTGTGTGGTTTGTAAAATTAGTGTTTTTTATACAAATGGATTTTTACCAGTCATTTTCATATATGTTTTTATAAAATCCCCATTTGTTA
The sequence above is drawn from the Chryseobacterium daecheongense genome and encodes:
- a CDS encoding DUF4280 domain-containing protein gives rise to the protein MSLKEKVVQGALCQCQFGTTPDTLKVLTQQKFFINDLNGSSKLAATHKDIGSTFEKNSFGSCKKKLNTPCVAVVTEWSGYYEKEKYSPPDGYVLLEDSKATCPIGGKDCISIIKTGQIGEPSKSNIKKADEELQSHVNPVINMSQHDTQEFYKFGF